The genomic region AACTGCCGGACGGCTCGCCGTTCCAGGACTTCTTCAACGACTTCTTCAACCACAATGGACCGAACGGCGGCCCGCAGCAGCAACCGCGCCCGCGTCAGAGCCAGGCGCTGGGGTCGGGCTTTGTCATCTCGGCTGACGGCTATATCGTCACGAACAATCACGTGATCGAGAATGCCGACGAGATCTCGATCGAGTTCTTCGACGGCACCCGCGCCGATGCCACGCTGGTCGGCACCGACACCGCGACCGACATCGCGCTGCTGAAAGTGGACACCCAACACGACCTGCCCTTTGTCAGCTTCGGCGACAGCGACGCCGCCCGCGTCGGCGACTGGGTGCTGGCCGTGGGCAACCCGCTGGGACAGGGCTTTTCGGTTTCGGCCGGGATCGTGTCCGCCCGGGGCCGCGCTCTGCAAGGCAATTACGACGACTTCATCCAGACCGACGCCGCCATCAACCGGGGCAACTCGGGTGGACCGCTGTTCAACATGAGCGGCCAGGTGATCGGCGTGAACACCGCGATCCTGTCGCCCAACGGCGGGTCGATCGGCATCGGTTTCGCGATGTCCTCGCATGTGGTGCAGCGCGTCGTGGACCAGCTTCAGCAGTTCGGCGAAACCCGCCGCGGCTGGCTGGGCGTGCGCATCCAGGACGTCAGCGCCGACATCGCGGATTCGCTGGGCCTGCCCAGCCCGCACGGCGCCCTGGTGACCGAGGTCATGGACGGCCCGTCGCGCGCCGGCGGGGTCGAAACCGGCGACGTCATCACCCGCTTTGACGGCCGCGACGTGGCCGACACCCGCGACCTGGTGCGCCGCGTCGCCGACGCCGGCATCGGCCGCGCGGTCGAGGTCGTGGTGTTCCGCGATGGCCAGGAGCAGACGCTGCATGTGACGCTGGGCCAGCGCGACGAGGAACGCCTGATGCCCGCCTCGGGCAGTGTGGCGCCCGGTCAACCGCAGGCGCCGACCACTGTTCTGGGCCTCGAGGTGATGCCGCTCACCGACCAGATGCGCAATGACATGGGCCTGGACGCCGGGGTGAACGGCCTGGTGATCCGCAGCGTCGAGCCCGGCTCGGACGCGGAAACCAAGGGCCTGCGCGCCGGCGACCTGATCACCGAAGCCGGGCAGCAACCCGTCACCTCGGCCGCCGATCTGCAAGCGCAGCTCGATGCCGCGCACGAGGCCGGTCGCCGCACGCTTCTGCTGATGGTGCGCTCGAACGGCGACCCGCGCTTTGTCGCGCTGTCGATCAACTGAGGGTTCCTGGCCCACGATCCCGAAACCGGGCGCTCGCGCCCGGTTTTTTCATGCCCTGATGCCGCGAGTTCGGGTCAGATCACCCGCCCGCCGACCGAAGCCAGCAGCGCATCGACCAACGCGGTTTCCGCCCCCGTCAGCACCTGCGCGCGGGGATAGCGCGGCGCGGCGCGGTCGTTCAGGACCGGGGTGTCCCAACCGTCGGTGGTGGCGAAGAAATCGCGCGCGCCCCGTTCGCCGAACTCGCGCAGGTAGCCCTGCACCACGACGTCGAGATAGCTCATCAGGATCGGCGCCGGATCGGCCTGGACGACCATCGTTTCGGGGGCCACGGCATAGACCTGGGCGGCGACCGGCATCGCGCCCTCGACCGTCAGGCCCTGGTCGATCGGGTGGCGCCCGTAGCCCTCCTCGCGCTGATCGAGGGCAGCCCAATCCGCGCCGGGCACCAGCGCCACAAGCCCGTCGATCGCGCTGCCCGCATCGCGCACCCCGGTCAGAAAGGGCGTCTGGCGGCCTTGCGTGTGCTTCCACGCCCGCCGCCAGCCCGACAGTCGGGCCCGGTGCGCCGGGGTGTAGATATGCGTCGCCCGGTTCACCAACGAGCCATAGCCAAAGAAGAAAGGGTCGGACATGCGCGGCCTCGGTTTGCTGTCCGTACAGGGATGCCCGGGCACCGGGCGGGTTGCAAGAGGCCCCGTGTGCACCGGCATACAAACCCCTTGCCAGCCCCATGTCGCAGTTGCTATCGAAAGCGTCGTGAAGACGGGAGAATCCGGCGGGCTCCACCCCCGCCGGTGCCGAAGGAGCAACCGCCCCGGTAATCTCTCAGGCGCAAGGGACCGTATTCACAACGACAGCTCTGGAGAGTGGCGCAGCCGCGCCCGCCGAAGGGATAACGATCTCAGGCGTCCGGTTTCACCGGGCAGGGACAGAGGGGGCACCAAGGGCGCGAGGATCGCGCCGGGATTGGTGCCGGGTCATCCGGCCAACGAATGAGGGACGGCATGACCGAGCTGCGGCGCACCCCGCTCTATGATCTGCATATCGCGCTGGGGGCAAAGATGGTGCCCTTTGCCGGCTACGAAATGCCGGTGCAATACCCGATGGGCGTGATGGGCGAACACAATCACACCCGCGCCCGCGCCGGGCTGTTCGATGTCTCGCACATGGGGCAGGTGATCCTGCGTGCCCCGGCGCAGGCGCTCGAGGCGCTGGTGCCGGTGGACGTGCAGGGCCTGGCGCCCTGGCGGCAACGCTATGCCCTGTTCACCAACGAGGCGGGCGGCATTCTCGATGACCTGATGATCGCGAATCGGGGCGATCACCTGTTCCTGGTGGTCAACGCCGCCTGCAAGGACGCCGATATCGCCCATCTGCGCGCGCATCTGCCGGGGGTCGAGCCGATCACCGACCGCGCCCTGATCGCCCTGCAAGGCCCCGAGGCCGAACAGGCGCTGGCCCGCCTGGTGCCGGGCGTCGCCGCGATGCGGTTCATGGATGTTGGCGTGCTGGATTGGGACGGGGTCGCGCTGTGGATCTCGCGCTCGGGCTATACCGGCGAGGACGGGTTCGAGATTTCCGTGCCTGACGCGCAGGCCGAGGCCCTGTGCCGCGCGCTGCTGGCCATGCCCGAGGTCGCGCCGATCGGACTGGGCGCGCGCGATTCGCTCCGGCTCGAGGCCGGGCTGTGCCTCTATGGCCACGACATCGACACCACCACCTCGCCCATCGAGGCGGCGCTGGGCTGGGCGATCCAGAAGCGCCGCCGCATCGAGGGTGGCTTTCCCGGCGCCGCGCGCATCCAGCGCGACCTGGCCCAGGGGACGGGCCGCCTGCGCGTGGGCCTGCTGCCCGAGGGGCGCGCGCCGATGCGCGAGGGCACGCCGCTGTTCGCCACCGCCGACGCCGCCGATCCGGTGGGAATCGTGACCTCGGGCGGCTTCGGTCCCTCGCTGCAAGCGCCCGTCGCAATGGGCTATCTGCCCGCCGAACTGGCCGCCCCCGGCACCCCGGTCTTTGGCGAGGTGCGCGGCAAACGCCTGCCCGCGCGCGTCACCGCCCTGCCCTTCCGTCCTTCCAACTTCCGCAAATGAGGCCCTGACATGAAATTCACCGAAGAACACGAATGGCTGCGCGTCGATGGCGATCTG from Rhodobacter sp. harbors:
- a CDS encoding Do family serine endopeptidase produces the protein MHHRAGASSAFAIARPTAGWTVLRWLNLLGVVLLVAALALPVYAQDRPVSFADLADQVSPAVVNITTSTTVTANLDQGIPQLPDGSPFQDFFNDFFNHNGPNGGPQQQPRPRQSQALGSGFVISADGYIVTNNHVIENADEISIEFFDGTRADATLVGTDTATDIALLKVDTQHDLPFVSFGDSDAARVGDWVLAVGNPLGQGFSVSAGIVSARGRALQGNYDDFIQTDAAINRGNSGGPLFNMSGQVIGVNTAILSPNGGSIGIGFAMSSHVVQRVVDQLQQFGETRRGWLGVRIQDVSADIADSLGLPSPHGALVTEVMDGPSRAGGVETGDVITRFDGRDVADTRDLVRRVADAGIGRAVEVVVFRDGQEQTLHVTLGQRDEERLMPASGSVAPGQPQAPTTVLGLEVMPLTDQMRNDMGLDAGVNGLVIRSVEPGSDAETKGLRAGDLITEAGQQPVTSAADLQAQLDAAHEAGRRTLLLMVRSNGDPRFVALSIN
- a CDS encoding gamma-glutamylcyclotransferase: MSDPFFFGYGSLVNRATHIYTPAHRARLSGWRRAWKHTQGRQTPFLTGVRDAGSAIDGLVALVPGADWAALDQREEGYGRHPIDQGLTVEGAMPVAAQVYAVAPETMVVQADPAPILMSYLDVVVQGYLREFGERGARDFFATTDGWDTPVLNDRAAPRYPRAQVLTGAETALVDALLASVGGRVI
- the gcvT gene encoding glycine cleavage system aminomethyltransferase GcvT, coding for MTELRRTPLYDLHIALGAKMVPFAGYEMPVQYPMGVMGEHNHTRARAGLFDVSHMGQVILRAPAQALEALVPVDVQGLAPWRQRYALFTNEAGGILDDLMIANRGDHLFLVVNAACKDADIAHLRAHLPGVEPITDRALIALQGPEAEQALARLVPGVAAMRFMDVGVLDWDGVALWISRSGYTGEDGFEISVPDAQAEALCRALLAMPEVAPIGLGARDSLRLEAGLCLYGHDIDTTTSPIEAALGWAIQKRRRIEGGFPGAARIQRDLAQGTGRLRVGLLPEGRAPMREGTPLFATADAADPVGIVTSGGFGPSLQAPVAMGYLPAELAAPGTPVFGEVRGKRLPARVTALPFRPSNFRK